One segment of bacterium DNA contains the following:
- the rny gene encoding ribonuclease Y: MEIVIFILAGLVVTVAAFIFGQTFAIKINVAKRIREADEEAKKIRDAAVNDAENLKKEKLIEVSDEWYRKRQEFDDQTKTTRGQIKSQQDQLLARERNIEQKGDFVTRKEKDILHRESQLQQKIADYDKKSLELEESIRTQNEKLEQIARMTVEEAKQVLMNNLIDKAKTEAAQTIRTIKEQAEVSAKEEVRNVLIQAINRSAIDHAVEGTATAIKLPSNEMKGRIIGREGRNIRAFETMTGCEVLIDDTPQTILISGFDPIRREIARMALETLITDGRIHPGRIEDVVEKAKRDLEEQITNYGEQALFEVGVHGAHIEIVKLIGKLRYRMKYGQNLLQHSIETASVAGLLASELGYDAQLAKRAGILHDIGYAVDRADQHHAVVGADLARKFGESTIVQQAILQHHETPTISHPISILVHAANVISKERPGAQRDSLENYVKRLTKLETITKDFQPVKNAFAIQAGREIRVLVDYDQIDDGKVIQLADDLAHRIESELEYPGQIKITVIREYRAVDFAK, translated from the coding sequence ATGGAAATAGTCATATTTATACTCGCCGGGCTGGTTGTCACCGTAGCGGCATTTATCTTCGGACAAACGTTTGCGATCAAGATCAACGTAGCGAAACGCATTCGGGAAGCCGACGAAGAAGCCAAAAAGATACGCGATGCCGCCGTCAATGACGCCGAAAACTTAAAAAAAGAAAAACTGATCGAAGTATCGGACGAATGGTACCGCAAACGTCAGGAATTCGACGATCAAACCAAAACCACTCGCGGGCAGATCAAATCACAACAAGACCAGCTTCTGGCACGTGAACGCAATATCGAGCAGAAGGGCGATTTTGTCACGCGCAAAGAAAAAGATATACTTCACCGCGAATCGCAATTGCAGCAAAAAATCGCGGATTATGATAAAAAGTCGCTGGAATTGGAAGAATCGATCCGGACACAAAATGAAAAGCTTGAGCAAATCGCACGCATGACCGTCGAAGAAGCCAAACAGGTTTTGATGAATAATCTGATCGACAAAGCCAAAACTGAAGCGGCTCAAACGATCCGTACGATCAAAGAGCAGGCTGAAGTTTCCGCCAAAGAAGAAGTACGTAATGTATTGATTCAGGCGATCAACCGTTCGGCGATCGACCATGCTGTTGAAGGCACGGCCACAGCAATAAAATTGCCCAGCAATGAGATGAAGGGCCGCATTATTGGCCGCGAAGGCCGGAACATTAGGGCTTTCGAGACTATGACCGGCTGCGAAGTGCTGATCGACGACACGCCACAAACGATTTTAATTTCCGGTTTTGATCCTATCCGGCGTGAGATCGCGCGCATGGCTTTGGAAACGCTCATCACCGACGGACGTATTCATCCGGGTCGTATCGAAGACGTCGTTGAAAAAGCGAAACGCGATCTGGAAGAACAAATCACTAATTACGGCGAACAAGCGTTATTTGAAGTAGGCGTTCATGGCGCTCATATTGAAATTGTCAAATTGATCGGTAAACTGCGTTACCGGATGAAATACGGTCAAAACCTTCTTCAGCACAGCATCGAAACGGCATCAGTTGCGGGGCTTCTGGCGTCGGAGTTGGGCTACGATGCACAATTAGCCAAACGCGCTGGTATCCTTCACGATATCGGATACGCCGTAGATCGCGCGGATCAACATCATGCCGTTGTCGGCGCTGATCTTGCCCGCAAATTCGGTGAAAGCACGATTGTTCAGCAAGCCATTTTACAGCATCATGAAACCCCTACGATCTCCCACCCTATTTCCATACTTGTTCATGCGGCGAATGTGATCAGCAAAGAACGTCCCGGTGCGCAACGAGATTCTTTAGAAAATTACGTCAAACGTTTAACAAAATTGGAAACTATCACAAAAGATTTTCAACCGGTTAAAAACGCTTTTGCGATTCAGGCGGGACGTGAAATACGGGTGCTGGTTGACTATGACCAGATTGACGACGGAAAGGTCATTCAATTAGCCGACGATCTTGCTCATAGAATTGAATCGGAACTGGAATATCCCGGACAGATTAAGATTACGGTCATTCGGGAATATCGCGCTGTAGATTTTGCGAAGTAA